In the Catenulispora sp. GP43 genome, one interval contains:
- a CDS encoding SHOCT domain-containing protein — translation MGKKDPLPAGTTRIHGSDGSMTFDGQYVTVMHKWLSDEGRGEAQFPLGVISGVNVRNGLILASVTLVIQGGIPPRKRKGDPLTVHGFGKEEAALFRDMVVRARAAVDAVPMPEVPEHPATPGLVGELRQLADLHAQGMLTAEEFGIAKAKLLGTSAPEDSY, via the coding sequence ATGGGCAAGAAGGATCCGCTGCCGGCCGGCACGACCCGCATCCACGGCTCGGACGGCTCGATGACGTTCGACGGCCAGTACGTGACCGTCATGCACAAGTGGCTCTCCGACGAAGGCCGCGGCGAGGCGCAGTTCCCGCTCGGGGTGATATCGGGCGTCAACGTGCGGAACGGACTGATCCTCGCATCGGTGACCTTGGTGATCCAGGGCGGGATTCCTCCGCGCAAGAGGAAGGGCGACCCGCTGACCGTCCACGGGTTCGGCAAGGAGGAGGCCGCCTTGTTCCGGGACATGGTGGTGAGGGCTCGGGCGGCCGTGGACGCGGTACCCATGCCGGAGGTTCCTGAACACCCGGCCACGCCGGGTCTGGTCGGCGAACTCCGGCAGCTGGCGGATCTGCACGCACAGGGCATGCTGACCGCCGAGGAGTTCGGCATCGCCAAGGCCAAACTCCTCGGGACCAGCGCGCCGGAGGATTCGTACTGA
- a CDS encoding Gfo/Idh/MocA family oxidoreductase, giving the protein MSAPENSLQNPLRVGLIGYGLAGRAFHAPLIATTPGLRLQTVVTANPERREQLSREYPQARAVDSVEQLLADPSALDLVVVASPNDTHSPSARAALEAGLPVVVDKPLAPTAAEARELIELAEARGVMLTVFQNRRWDSDFRTAKHLIAEGGLGDVHRFESRFERWRPQIATGWRESADPAKAGGVLNDLGSHLVDQALHLFGPATRVYAEVDVRRPGAVADDDAFIALTHASGVHSHLWMSAVAAQLGPRLRVLGNQSAYVVQGLDPQEAALRAGERPGPGWGEPAESEWGLLGTTEDARRYPSLPGDYPAFYAGVVAALRDGAPAPVDPRDALATLTVLETARRSAAEGRTL; this is encoded by the coding sequence ATGAGCGCTCCCGAGAACTCGCTGCAGAACCCGCTGCGCGTCGGCCTGATCGGCTACGGACTGGCCGGGCGTGCCTTCCACGCGCCCCTCATCGCCACCACCCCCGGACTGCGGCTGCAGACCGTGGTGACCGCCAACCCGGAACGGCGCGAGCAGCTGAGCCGCGAGTATCCGCAGGCCCGCGCGGTCGACAGCGTCGAGCAGCTGCTCGCCGACCCCTCGGCGCTGGACCTGGTCGTCGTCGCCTCCCCCAACGACACGCACAGCCCGTCCGCGCGCGCCGCGCTGGAGGCGGGACTGCCGGTCGTGGTCGACAAGCCGCTGGCGCCCACCGCCGCCGAGGCCCGCGAGCTGATCGAGCTCGCCGAGGCGCGCGGCGTGATGCTGACGGTGTTCCAGAACCGGCGCTGGGACAGCGATTTCCGCACCGCGAAGCACCTGATCGCCGAGGGCGGACTCGGCGACGTGCACCGCTTCGAGTCGCGCTTCGAGCGCTGGCGCCCGCAGATCGCCACCGGCTGGCGCGAGTCCGCCGACCCGGCCAAGGCCGGCGGCGTCCTGAACGACCTGGGCAGCCACCTGGTCGACCAGGCCCTGCACCTGTTCGGCCCGGCCACCCGCGTCTACGCCGAGGTGGACGTCCGCCGCCCCGGCGCCGTGGCCGACGACGACGCGTTCATCGCGCTGACCCACGCCTCCGGCGTCCACTCGCATCTGTGGATGAGCGCCGTGGCCGCCCAACTCGGCCCGCGTCTGCGCGTCCTCGGCAATCAGAGTGCTTACGTGGTCCAGGGCCTGGACCCCCAGGAGGCCGCACTGCGCGCCGGCGAGCGCCCCGGACCCGGCTGGGGCGAACCGGCCGAGAGCGAGTGGGGCCTGCTCGGCACGACCGAGGACGCGCGGCGGTACCCGTCGCTGCCCGGCGACTACCCGGCCTTCTACGCGGGCGTCGTCGCGGCGCTGCGGGACGGCGCGCCGGCTCCCGTCGATCCCCGCGACGCGCTGGCGACGCTCACCGTCCTGGAAACCGCCCGCCGCTCGGCCGCGGAGGGCAGGACCCTGTAG
- a CDS encoding ROK family protein: MERRQAGTNLTGLRDHNTALVLGLLRAAGDGADTDTDTDADTDADAGAVAGGSSRVQLAAQTGLTPQAISKITARLLAEGLIEEAGRSASTGGKPRTLLALRPEAGCAVGVELDRRRGTILLVDLAGRTLGARTLPFGLASGKPERVAVELGERVRGLIGSASAGARVLGVGIGCRGPLDHETGVLHRPAGLPAWDGYPLRDEVDAYLDVPTVLLDKDTNTAALAAPAPGNTAYLHFADGLGAGMLLNGALYRGARTNAGEFGHQVVQPDGPVCTCGARGCLEALCLAALAEGDPQTAARWLGLGAANLVRLLDIDRILLGGHQIFAAPDLYLRAVVDQIAAHLPDPAWQNVQVSLTPAGEDAVAVGAAQLVLDTMFVTPATRISPLSSR; encoded by the coding sequence ATGGAACGACGGCAGGCCGGGACCAACCTCACGGGGTTGCGCGACCACAACACCGCTTTGGTGCTGGGGCTGCTTCGGGCCGCCGGCGATGGGGCCGACACCGACACCGACACCGATGCCGACACCGATGCCGACGCCGGGGCCGTGGCCGGGGGCAGCAGCCGGGTCCAGCTCGCCGCCCAGACCGGCCTCACCCCGCAGGCGATCAGCAAGATCACCGCCCGGCTGCTGGCCGAGGGGCTGATCGAGGAGGCCGGGCGGAGCGCGTCGACCGGCGGCAAGCCGCGCACGCTGCTGGCCCTGCGCCCCGAAGCCGGCTGCGCCGTCGGCGTCGAGCTGGACCGCCGGCGCGGCACCATCCTGCTCGTGGACCTGGCCGGCCGGACGCTGGGCGCCCGTACGCTGCCGTTCGGATTGGCGAGCGGAAAGCCCGAGCGGGTGGCCGTCGAACTCGGCGAGCGGGTGCGCGGGCTCATCGGCTCGGCTTCGGCCGGAGCCCGGGTGCTCGGTGTCGGCATCGGCTGTCGCGGGCCGCTGGACCACGAGACCGGGGTGCTGCACCGTCCTGCCGGACTGCCCGCGTGGGACGGGTATCCGTTGCGCGACGAGGTGGACGCGTACCTGGACGTGCCGACCGTGCTGCTCGACAAGGACACCAACACCGCCGCGCTTGCCGCACCGGCGCCCGGCAACACGGCGTATCTGCACTTCGCCGACGGCCTCGGTGCCGGGATGCTGCTCAACGGCGCGCTCTACAGGGGCGCGAGGACCAATGCCGGTGAGTTCGGTCACCAGGTCGTCCAGCCCGACGGTCCGGTCTGCACCTGCGGCGCGCGCGGCTGTCTGGAGGCGCTGTGCCTGGCCGCGCTCGCGGAGGGCGATCCGCAGACCGCGGCGCGCTGGCTCGGCCTCGGTGCGGCCAATCTCGTCCGGCTGCTCGACATCGACCGGATTCTCCTTGGCGGGCACCAGATCTTCGCCGCGCCGGACCTGTATCTGCGCGCGGTCGTCGACCAGATCGCCGCACATCTTCCCGACCCGGCCTGGCAGAACGTGCAGGTGTCGCTGACCCCCGCCGGGGAGGACGCGGTGGCGGTCGGTGCCGCGCAGCTTGTGCTCGACACCATGTTCGTGACACCGGCGACGCGCATCAGCCCTCTGTCTTCACGGTGA
- a CDS encoding dihydrofolate reductase family protein, protein MRTLISTAFISLDGVVEGPGGEPGYRNSGWTFKDVEFVPEAYALKGTEQEESTAILMGRTSYEAFSPVWPGMKEFSLYKDMPKYVVSTTLTEADLVDDWGPTTILRTLDEVAALKQTEGGPIIVHGSASLNQALSDAGLIDRYHLLVFPLLLGAGKRLFSSTDKDVQKLKLVESQTYSNGIQKNVFDVVR, encoded by the coding sequence ATGCGTACCCTGATCAGCACCGCGTTCATCTCGCTCGACGGCGTCGTCGAGGGCCCCGGCGGCGAGCCCGGCTACCGGAACTCCGGCTGGACCTTCAAGGACGTCGAGTTCGTCCCCGAGGCCTACGCCCTCAAGGGCACCGAGCAGGAGGAGTCCACGGCCATCCTGATGGGGCGGACCAGCTACGAGGCCTTCAGCCCGGTGTGGCCGGGCATGAAGGAGTTCTCCCTGTACAAGGACATGCCGAAGTACGTCGTGTCCACCACCCTCACCGAGGCGGACCTGGTCGACGACTGGGGCCCGACCACGATCCTGCGCACGCTCGACGAGGTCGCCGCGCTGAAGCAGACCGAGGGCGGCCCGATCATCGTCCACGGCAGCGCCTCCCTGAACCAGGCGCTGTCCGACGCCGGCCTGATCGACCGCTACCACCTGCTCGTCTTCCCGCTGCTGCTCGGCGCCGGCAAGCGCCTGTTCAGCAGCACGGACAAGGACGTGCAGAAGCTGAAGCTGGTCGAGAGCCAGACCTACAGCAACGGCATCCAGAAGAACGTCTTCGACGTCGTCCGCTGA
- a CDS encoding SRPBCC domain-containing protein, giving the protein MTHPFEIELETTLPATPEQVWEAIATGPGVDSWFMGRNEIEAREGGTASMDTGGHREEAVVTAYDPGKRLATRTAPAPDGRFMAFEYLLEGREGGSTVLRVVHSGLLGDDWENEYDALRRGWPFHLNTLREYLAHFPGRTAVPVFGMAPAAGRSPEDVQALLAGALSLTAPVAIGARADGGPAGAPLVDGEVVWADGERFGVRTADGLYTFHHGSGLALMFHHLFASRGGPDDAVPEADADAVPEADADAEQAWQQWLTHAIGNNDIAN; this is encoded by the coding sequence ATGACGCACCCCTTCGAGATCGAGCTCGAGACCACGCTGCCGGCCACGCCCGAGCAGGTCTGGGAGGCGATCGCCACCGGACCGGGAGTCGATTCCTGGTTCATGGGACGCAACGAGATCGAGGCGCGCGAAGGCGGAACCGCCTCCATGGACACCGGCGGCCACCGGGAGGAGGCCGTGGTCACCGCCTACGACCCCGGCAAGCGCCTGGCCACCCGCACCGCCCCCGCACCCGACGGCCGCTTCATGGCCTTCGAGTACCTCCTGGAGGGCCGCGAGGGCGGCAGCACCGTGCTGCGCGTCGTGCACAGCGGCCTGCTCGGCGACGACTGGGAGAACGAGTACGACGCCCTGCGCCGCGGCTGGCCCTTCCACCTCAACACGCTGCGCGAGTACCTGGCGCACTTCCCCGGCCGCACCGCGGTCCCGGTCTTCGGCATGGCCCCGGCGGCCGGTCGCTCGCCGGAGGACGTACAGGCCCTGCTGGCCGGCGCGCTGTCCCTGACCGCACCCGTCGCCATCGGCGCCCGCGCCGACGGCGGACCGGCCGGAGCGCCCCTGGTGGACGGCGAGGTGGTCTGGGCCGACGGCGAACGCTTCGGCGTCCGCACCGCCGACGGGCTCTACACCTTCCACCACGGCTCGGGCCTGGCGCTGATGTTCCACCACCTGTTCGCGTCCCGAGGCGGACCGGACGACGCCGTTCCCGAAGCCGACGCCGACGCCGTTCCCGAAGCCGATGCCGATGCCGAGCAGGCCTGGCAGCAGTGGCTCACACACGCCATCGGCAACAACGACATCGCAAACTAA
- a CDS encoding ArsR/SmtB family transcription factor, with translation MLDVAVIASPAAAEASLDPIRSRILAALAEPGSAAMLAARLGLPRQKVNYHLKELERHELVELVEERRKGNVTERVYGATAASYVISPGALAAVSPDPDRAPDRLSARWLLALGSRLIQEVGTLLSGSARAGKPVATFGMDARVRFASAADRAAFAEELTQAVTALVSRYHDEQAAGGREHRLVVGLHPIPGPQPETPAEQEDPR, from the coding sequence ATGCTCGATGTCGCCGTCATCGCCTCCCCCGCCGCGGCCGAGGCCTCGCTGGATCCCATCCGGTCCCGCATCCTCGCCGCCCTGGCCGAGCCCGGCTCGGCCGCCATGCTGGCGGCCCGCCTCGGGCTGCCGCGCCAGAAGGTCAACTACCACCTGAAGGAACTCGAGCGGCACGAGCTGGTCGAGCTCGTCGAGGAGCGCCGCAAGGGCAACGTCACCGAGCGCGTCTACGGCGCCACCGCCGCCTCCTACGTGATCTCGCCCGGCGCGCTGGCCGCCGTCAGCCCGGACCCCGACCGGGCGCCCGACCGGCTGTCCGCGCGGTGGCTGCTGGCCCTGGGCTCGCGGCTGATCCAGGAGGTCGGCACGCTGCTCAGCGGGTCGGCGCGGGCCGGCAAGCCGGTCGCCACCTTCGGGATGGACGCGCGGGTGCGCTTCGCCTCCGCGGCCGATCGGGCGGCGTTCGCCGAGGAGCTGACGCAGGCCGTGACCGCGCTGGTCAGCCGCTACCACGACGAGCAGGCCGCCGGGGGACGGGAGCACCGGCTGGTCGTCGGCCTCCATCCCATACCCGGCCCCCAGCCCGAAACCCCCGCAGAACAGGAGGATCCGCGATGA
- a CDS encoding alpha/beta fold hydrolase, giving the protein MSFAMSNGVRLAYDEAGPADAVGAGAGASVGAGASPTVVLTHGGLGDRRMWDHQFQALARHCRVVRYDLRGAGESDDARGEFSRCDDLLGLMDALDIERAVLVGNSVGGAYSIEATLSAPERVSALALVCSGLTEYDWPAEMTAEVGHLIAEAVPADRMARYWNRTAESIDPADVAAVAEVNVRYMVAGPGRSLEELDPAIRELALEMCRHSFTREWSVPLYQERFLQPPIIERLRDIAVPTLIVNGVHDPSAIQEIADLLTVRIPGARRIDLDSGHLPSIERPEETTRALLEFVSARHTTVG; this is encoded by the coding sequence ATGTCCTTCGCGATGAGCAACGGCGTCCGGCTCGCCTACGACGAGGCGGGTCCGGCGGACGCGGTCGGCGCGGGCGCGGGCGCCAGTGTCGGCGCCGGTGCCTCGCCGACGGTCGTCCTGACCCATGGCGGCCTGGGCGACCGGCGCATGTGGGACCACCAGTTCCAGGCGTTGGCGCGGCACTGCCGCGTGGTCCGCTACGACCTGCGCGGCGCCGGCGAATCCGACGACGCCCGCGGTGAGTTCTCGCGCTGCGACGATCTGCTGGGCCTGATGGACGCGCTCGACATCGAGCGCGCCGTCCTGGTGGGCAACTCCGTCGGCGGCGCGTACTCCATCGAAGCCACGCTCTCGGCACCCGAACGTGTCAGCGCTCTGGCACTGGTGTGTTCGGGGCTGACCGAATACGACTGGCCCGCCGAGATGACCGCCGAGGTCGGGCACCTCATCGCCGAGGCCGTGCCGGCCGACCGGATGGCCCGCTACTGGAACCGGACGGCCGAGAGCATCGACCCGGCCGACGTCGCGGCGGTCGCCGAGGTCAACGTCCGGTACATGGTCGCCGGGCCCGGGCGCAGCCTGGAGGAGCTGGATCCGGCGATCCGGGAGCTGGCGCTGGAGATGTGCCGGCACAGCTTCACGCGCGAATGGAGCGTTCCGCTGTACCAGGAGCGCTTCCTGCAGCCGCCGATCATCGAGCGGCTGCGCGACATCGCCGTGCCGACGCTGATCGTGAACGGCGTCCACGACCCCTCGGCCATTCAGGAGATCGCCGATCTGCTGACGGTGCGGATCCCGGGCGCGCGGCGCATCGATCTGGACTCCGGGCACCTGCCGTCGATCGAGCGTCCGGAGGAGACGACGCGCGCGTTGCTGGAGTTCGTGAGCGCGCGACACACCACGGTCGGGTGA
- a CDS encoding ADP-ribosyltransferase, producing the protein MINNRMRVLSGAAALALSLVLVPQAAGQARAAQTTVAASCPVPADHLYDAAERDVELERIAPVPSWRSNCDELYRSDGRGPEIVFAEGFRPKDVVTGQYDLAAYVANNQPSPFVSTSYDHDLYKKWKSGWNYYVDAPGGIDVNATIGYQHKYASQMEVAFPGGIDTKFIVGGCPVDLQTKTEILTGCERNPNYVPWRGVAAGFPV; encoded by the coding sequence ATGATCAACAACCGTATGAGAGTCCTGTCAGGCGCTGCCGCCCTGGCGTTGTCCCTCGTTCTCGTTCCGCAGGCCGCCGGCCAGGCGCGCGCCGCCCAGACGACGGTCGCCGCCAGCTGTCCCGTCCCGGCCGACCACCTGTACGACGCCGCCGAGCGCGACGTCGAGCTGGAGCGGATCGCTCCCGTGCCGTCCTGGCGCTCCAACTGCGACGAGCTCTACCGGTCCGACGGCCGCGGGCCCGAGATCGTCTTCGCCGAGGGCTTCCGGCCCAAGGACGTCGTGACCGGGCAGTACGACCTGGCGGCGTACGTCGCCAACAACCAGCCGTCCCCGTTCGTCAGCACGTCCTACGACCACGACCTGTACAAGAAGTGGAAGTCGGGCTGGAACTACTACGTGGACGCGCCCGGCGGCATCGACGTGAACGCCACCATCGGCTACCAGCACAAGTACGCCTCGCAGATGGAGGTCGCCTTCCCCGGCGGCATCGACACCAAGTTCATCGTCGGCGGCTGCCCGGTGGACCTCCAGACCAAGACCGAGATCCTCACCGGCTGTGAGCGCAATCCGAACTACGTGCCGTGGCGAGGGGTTGCGGCAGGTTTCCCCGTATAG
- a CDS encoding AAA family ATPase, translating to MSVPDTAEPWPLVGRDLELACFDAVWAARGRQGVVIHGPAGIGKSRLAEEFLPRAVRAGFEAGRATASAPAAAVPLGAIAHLIPPGVDLADPVRGFAAVARELAGARGERRWVLLVDDLQWLDAASAVLLRQLMDAGVVRLIGTVRSGEPVGEAVGALCGRDAVHRIDLEPFDVRATEQALQAALGGPVVRRTVEDLQEASGGNILFLRELVLGALAAGSLVHDGEIWEQTGPFAAGTRRLTEMIDARLSAAPVRARPALELLALCEPVPVADVLAATDLDTLTALEESGLVRVVISHRRTTVALAHPLYGEALRAGISLLRRTRLLLDQIERTRAAGGRRADDTRRMAAWQLAATGTADPALLVEAAALSRYAHDYAQTKTLLESLREEDQTTATRLALGEALFELGAPVGAEAVLAAADAGARDDQEKLAVAVVRSWNLFWGAGRTKDALAQIADADATMTGPESRRMLRYHQASIRLSDGDPSALALLDDMPEMPDMPDEAGDHGDPTGWLTAAMMKSMGLTMLGRTADASAWAEHSYRTHLDIAGRALYPHPSAQLISLSVALRDAGRFTEARAAGELAHSKLGTSATQLTRTWVAFSRGQIELACGHPATARRWFAETVRRARSQGQIRPLNPGLNGLAVAAALRGDLAAAERAADRARQYPAFGICGEFGALAQAWLRVGRGDLPGARRELIEGAQRSRAVGNVPMAAWLLTDLARLGGAQTALEWLTELAATAQGQLVPAVTELARALAADDPERLLASSRELAAMGADLYAAEAASAAAGAFRRVGSPRRAPVAARLAADLAVLCEGARTPLTAAEAAAPLTARQRDIAVLAAAGVASKDIAAQLHLSVRTVENHLQNAYARLGVTTRGELASALGDQGSGALESLSTAT from the coding sequence ATGAGCGTGCCCGACACGGCCGAGCCGTGGCCGCTGGTCGGGCGTGATCTGGAGCTGGCCTGCTTCGACGCGGTCTGGGCCGCGCGGGGGCGTCAGGGCGTGGTGATCCACGGGCCGGCCGGGATCGGGAAGTCGCGGCTGGCCGAGGAGTTCCTGCCGCGCGCGGTGCGGGCCGGGTTCGAGGCCGGGCGCGCCACGGCTTCGGCGCCGGCGGCCGCTGTGCCGCTCGGCGCCATCGCGCACCTCATTCCGCCGGGCGTGGACCTGGCCGATCCGGTGCGGGGGTTCGCCGCCGTGGCGCGGGAGCTGGCCGGGGCGCGCGGGGAGCGGCGCTGGGTGCTGCTCGTCGACGACCTGCAGTGGCTCGACGCGGCCTCGGCCGTGCTGCTGCGGCAGCTCATGGACGCCGGGGTGGTGCGGCTGATCGGCACGGTGCGCAGCGGTGAGCCGGTCGGTGAGGCGGTCGGGGCGCTGTGCGGGCGCGACGCGGTCCACCGCATCGACCTGGAGCCGTTCGACGTCCGGGCCACCGAGCAGGCGCTTCAGGCGGCGCTCGGCGGCCCGGTGGTCCGGCGCACCGTCGAGGATCTGCAGGAGGCCTCCGGCGGCAACATCCTGTTTCTCAGGGAGCTGGTACTCGGCGCGCTCGCCGCCGGAAGCCTCGTGCACGACGGCGAGATCTGGGAGCAGACCGGCCCGTTCGCCGCCGGGACGCGCCGGCTGACCGAGATGATCGACGCCCGCCTGTCCGCCGCGCCGGTCCGGGCCCGGCCCGCGCTGGAGCTGCTGGCGCTGTGCGAACCGGTCCCGGTCGCCGACGTGCTGGCGGCCACCGACCTGGACACGCTGACCGCGCTGGAGGAGTCCGGGCTGGTGCGGGTGGTCATCAGCCACCGCCGGACCACCGTCGCGCTGGCGCATCCCCTGTACGGCGAGGCTCTGCGGGCGGGTATCTCGCTGCTGCGGCGCACCAGGCTGCTGCTGGACCAGATCGAGCGGACCAGGGCCGCGGGCGGCCGGCGGGCCGACGACACCCGCCGCATGGCCGCCTGGCAGCTGGCGGCGACCGGCACCGCCGACCCGGCTCTGCTCGTCGAGGCGGCGGCGCTGTCCCGGTACGCCCACGACTACGCGCAGACCAAGACCCTCCTGGAATCGCTTCGCGAGGAGGACCAGACCACCGCGACCCGCCTGGCGCTCGGCGAGGCGCTGTTCGAACTCGGGGCCCCAGTGGGTGCCGAGGCCGTGCTGGCGGCCGCCGACGCCGGAGCCCGCGACGACCAGGAGAAGCTGGCGGTCGCGGTGGTCCGGTCCTGGAACCTGTTCTGGGGCGCCGGCCGGACCAAGGACGCGCTGGCGCAGATCGCCGACGCCGACGCCACCATGACCGGCCCCGAGAGCCGCAGGATGCTGCGGTACCACCAGGCCTCGATCCGGCTGTCCGACGGCGACCCGTCGGCGCTCGCGCTCCTGGATGACATGCCCGAGATGCCTGACATGCCCGACGAGGCCGGGGACCACGGCGACCCGACGGGCTGGCTGACCGCGGCCATGATGAAGTCGATGGGCCTGACGATGCTCGGGCGCACGGCGGACGCCTCGGCGTGGGCCGAGCACTCCTATCGGACGCATCTCGACATCGCCGGGCGGGCCCTGTACCCGCACCCGTCCGCGCAGCTCATCTCGCTGTCGGTGGCCCTGCGCGACGCCGGGCGGTTCACCGAGGCGCGGGCGGCGGGCGAACTCGCCCACTCCAAGCTCGGGACGTCGGCGACCCAGCTGACCCGCACCTGGGTCGCCTTCAGCCGCGGCCAGATCGAGCTGGCCTGCGGACACCCGGCGACCGCGCGCCGCTGGTTCGCCGAAACCGTGCGGCGGGCCCGCTCCCAGGGGCAGATCAGGCCCCTGAATCCGGGACTCAACGGACTGGCGGTGGCCGCCGCGCTGCGCGGCGACCTGGCCGCCGCCGAGCGGGCGGCCGACCGGGCGCGGCAGTATCCGGCGTTCGGCATCTGCGGGGAGTTCGGGGCCCTGGCCCAGGCCTGGCTGCGGGTCGGCCGAGGGGATCTGCCCGGCGCGCGCAGGGAGCTGATCGAGGGCGCGCAGCGGTCCCGGGCCGTCGGGAACGTCCCGATGGCGGCGTGGCTGCTGACGGACCTGGCGCGTCTCGGCGGCGCGCAGACGGCCCTGGAGTGGCTGACGGAGCTCGCCGCGACCGCGCAGGGGCAGCTGGTCCCGGCCGTGACGGAGCTGGCGCGGGCGCTCGCCGCCGACGATCCCGAGCGGCTGCTGGCGTCCTCGCGCGAACTGGCGGCGATGGGCGCCGATCTGTACGCGGCCGAGGCGGCGAGCGCGGCGGCCGGGGCGTTCCGGCGGGTCGGGAGCCCGCGGCGGGCGCCGGTGGCGGCGCGTCTGGCCGCGGACCTGGCGGTGCTGTGCGAGGGGGCGCGGACGCCGTTGACCGCCGCGGAGGCGGCGGCGCCTTTGACGGCCCGGCAGCGGGACATCGCGGTGCTCGCGGCGGCAGGGGTGGCGAGCAAGGACATCGCGGCGCAGTTGCACTTGTCGGTGCGGACGGTGGAGAACCATCTGCAGAACGCCTATGCGCGGCTCGGTGTGACGACGCGGGGCGAGTTGGCTTCTGCGCTGGGGGATCAGGGCTCCGGGGCGCTGGAATCCTTGAGTACGGCTACTTGA
- a CDS encoding acetate uptake transporter: MSETTPTGRPAPPAPPVSGIADPAPLGLAGFAMTTFVLSFLNANLIKETGAVHVVLALALFYGGITQLLAGMWEFRRGNTFGATAFASFGAFWLSYWALVKLTPRGAGDIHQAVGLFLLAWCIFTLYMTLAALKTNLAVLAVFVLLTLTFLFLAIGAFQNSLPAPDTMTKVGGWLGIVTAVVAWYASSAAVVNATHGKTLLPTWPR, encoded by the coding sequence ATGAGCGAGACGACACCTACCGGTCGGCCGGCGCCTCCGGCGCCCCCCGTCTCGGGAATCGCCGATCCCGCCCCACTCGGACTCGCCGGCTTCGCCATGACCACGTTCGTGCTCAGCTTCCTGAACGCGAACCTCATCAAGGAGACCGGCGCGGTGCACGTCGTGCTGGCTTTGGCCTTGTTCTACGGCGGCATCACGCAGCTGTTGGCCGGTATGTGGGAGTTCAGGCGCGGAAACACCTTCGGTGCCACCGCGTTCGCCTCCTTCGGCGCGTTCTGGCTCAGCTACTGGGCGCTGGTCAAGCTGACGCCCCGGGGCGCGGGCGACATCCACCAGGCTGTCGGGCTGTTCCTGCTCGCCTGGTGCATCTTCACCCTGTACATGACGCTGGCGGCCCTGAAGACGAACCTGGCGGTGCTGGCAGTGTTCGTGCTGCTGACCCTCACCTTCCTGTTCCTGGCGATCGGCGCGTTCCAGAACAGCCTGCCGGCCCCGGACACGATGACCAAGGTGGGCGGGTGGCTCGGCATCGTCACGGCGGTGGTCGCCTGGTACGCCTCGTCGGCCGCGGTGGTGAACGCCACGCACGGCAAGACCCTGCTCCCCACCTGGCCGCGATGA
- a CDS encoding EthD domain-containing protein encodes MITSIALLKARAGLSRAELVDYYENHHVPLILSLAPTPDRYVRAYLPEADERGFPADFDVMTRMEFVDEAARRTWLSLVLAEGSGVAEDEARFLDRSATRSWVVEEHVSA; translated from the coding sequence ATGATCACCTCAATAGCCCTCCTCAAGGCCCGAGCCGGCCTCAGCCGCGCCGAGCTGGTCGACTACTACGAGAACCACCACGTCCCGCTGATCCTCAGCCTGGCCCCGACACCGGACCGCTACGTCCGCGCCTACCTCCCCGAAGCCGACGAACGCGGATTCCCCGCCGACTTCGACGTGATGACCCGGATGGAGTTCGTGGACGAGGCCGCGCGCCGCACCTGGCTGTCGCTCGTGCTCGCGGAGGGCTCGGGCGTCGCCGAGGACGAGGCGCGATTCCTGGACCGTTCGGCCACTCGGTCGTGGGTCGTGGAAGAGCACGTCAGCGCTTAG
- a CDS encoding SRPBCC family protein — MTAVRRPARLRSTLLALPLAATALVGGLAAPAQAQAQAQPQAQAAAQRPLTCQGQGIDPTAQLHYQTQIFIKAPLSTVWRVHTDVAAWPRWQRAVSTMEPLTPGRLRPGSQFRWTTPAPATASTPATTLVVTSTVQDVRPGQCIRWMGPAIGDGLRIDRGTHVWNFIKVPGGVIVRTEESWTGAQIEADPATAIRYLAPGLDEWLADLKARAEAQACHH; from the coding sequence ATGACCGCCGTCCGCCGCCCCGCCCGCCTCCGCAGCACCCTGCTCGCGCTCCCGCTCGCCGCCACCGCGCTGGTCGGCGGCCTCGCCGCACCGGCCCAGGCGCAGGCGCAGGCGCAACCGCAAGCGCAGGCCGCCGCGCAGCGGCCCCTGACCTGCCAGGGCCAGGGCATCGACCCCACCGCGCAGCTGCACTACCAGACGCAGATCTTCATCAAGGCCCCGCTGAGCACCGTGTGGCGCGTCCATACCGACGTCGCGGCCTGGCCGCGGTGGCAGCGCGCGGTGAGCACCATGGAGCCGCTGACGCCGGGCCGGCTGCGCCCCGGATCGCAGTTCCGCTGGACGACGCCGGCCCCGGCCACCGCCTCGACGCCGGCGACCACGCTGGTCGTCACCTCCACGGTCCAGGACGTCCGCCCCGGCCAGTGCATCCGCTGGATGGGCCCGGCGATCGGCGACGGCCTGCGCATCGACCGCGGCACCCACGTCTGGAACTTCATCAAGGTCCCCGGCGGCGTGATCGTCCGGACCGAGGAGAGCTGGACCGGCGCGCAGATCGAGGCCGACCCGGCCACCGCGATCCGGTATCTGGCGCCGGGGCTGGACGAGTGGCTGGCCGACCTCAAGGCCCGGGCCGAGGCCCAGGCCTGTCACCACTGA